In one window of Zhongshania aliphaticivorans DNA:
- a CDS encoding GGDEF domain-containing protein yields the protein MTRKWTLLNHTLISPLLPRRPGVSDLQKSRDQFVICILLSAYLYILFINLFSRFALSPIEPIHTIISVFSLIVLIGATVSVAILKFTGQRAVALNTFIAALSAAFTWAALQTGGLFSPINPCVIILPILAIMGISVRAGIAWSIALFLAAYTLFSADQQGIHFHSVIPEKDLSIAVFAGLSTATSFIIFITIYYDLTSRTLHKQFEDEHNKYIHLAHHDSLTGIANRRHFINEIESAIYNAKLVNTSFSVLFFDLNQFKEINDTGGHHIGDTILVEFAKRLRSHTRATDVVARLGGDEFSILLLGLCDKNIIKQKISTYLLSLDEPIHIENITYLISASVGYAIYPDNGHDYESLLRAADQNMYKVKNTHKNAITK from the coding sequence ATGACTCGTAAATGGACTTTACTCAATCACACCCTAATTAGCCCGCTGCTACCGCGACGTCCCGGCGTTTCCGATTTGCAAAAGAGTCGCGACCAGTTTGTTATTTGTATTCTACTCAGCGCCTATTTATACATTCTGTTTATCAATCTATTTAGCCGCTTTGCGCTCTCCCCAATTGAGCCAATACACACCATCATTAGTGTATTTTCTCTAATCGTCCTGATCGGCGCCACTGTCTCTGTCGCTATTCTCAAATTCACAGGTCAGCGGGCTGTTGCGCTTAATACATTTATAGCTGCTTTAAGCGCTGCTTTTACCTGGGCTGCCTTACAAACAGGAGGACTATTCTCACCAATTAACCCCTGCGTCATTATTTTACCAATTTTGGCTATTATGGGGATTAGTGTTCGCGCGGGTATTGCCTGGTCCATTGCATTATTTCTCGCCGCTTACACGCTGTTCAGTGCTGATCAACAAGGCATTCACTTTCACAGCGTTATTCCAGAAAAAGACCTGAGTATAGCTGTGTTTGCGGGTTTATCCACCGCAACCTCATTTATCATATTCATTACGATTTACTACGATTTAACATCACGCACACTGCACAAGCAATTTGAAGATGAACACAATAAATATATTCATCTGGCACACCATGATAGTTTAACTGGCATCGCAAATAGACGACATTTTATTAATGAAATTGAAAGTGCTATCTATAACGCTAAACTCGTTAACACCTCATTTAGTGTGTTATTTTTTGACTTAAACCAATTTAAGGAAATCAATGACACTGGCGGCCACCACATCGGCGACACAATACTGGTGGAATTTGCTAAACGACTGCGCTCGCATACCCGTGCGACCGATGTAGTTGCTCGTCTTGGTGGCGATGAATTCAGCATATTACTGCTTGGCCTCTGCGATAAAAATATTATTAAACAAAAAATATCCACGTATTTATTATCTCTTGACGAGCCAATACATATTGAAAATATAACTTACCTAATCAGTGCGAGTGTGGGTTATGCCATTTACCCAGACAACGGCCACGACTATGAATCTTTATTAAGAGCTGCTGATCAAAATATGTATAAAGTTAAAAACACGCACAAAAATGCAATCACAAAATAA
- a CDS encoding DUF1223 domain-containing protein has translation MLLQRYLLERCVVAMCLLFICSSIPLSARALTLRSANHATTTVELYTSEGCSSCPNADAWLSSLKRAPNLFSQFIPIAFHVDYWDQLGWQDRFALPGNTRRQRDMSRIGMVSQVYTPGFVVNSREWRGWFSGGSQVTANQLPVSDRTVGVLRARWPEGAQMLTLSFTPDSLETDNLQLHIAIVGMGLKTDVRHGENKGRLLHHDFVVLSHGIYPFGDIIKGTIHKRVTAPDIPDRGQDASVLVVWVSGMEQPDILQAVAGYLDW, from the coding sequence ATGTTGTTGCAGCGATACCTTTTGGAGCGGTGTGTTGTCGCAATGTGCCTGCTATTTATTTGTAGTTCGATACCGTTGTCGGCACGGGCGTTGACGCTACGTAGTGCGAATCATGCTACCACCACGGTTGAGCTATATACCTCAGAAGGATGTAGTAGTTGCCCTAATGCTGATGCATGGCTGTCATCTTTAAAGCGGGCCCCAAACTTGTTTTCACAGTTTATACCGATCGCATTTCATGTTGATTACTGGGATCAACTTGGTTGGCAAGATCGTTTTGCGCTCCCAGGGAATACTCGTCGGCAGCGTGATATGAGTCGCATCGGTATGGTGTCGCAAGTTTACACGCCGGGATTTGTGGTAAATAGTCGTGAATGGCGTGGCTGGTTTAGCGGTGGTAGTCAAGTAACCGCAAACCAGCTCCCAGTGAGTGATAGGACGGTGGGTGTACTGAGGGCTCGATGGCCTGAGGGGGCGCAAATGCTAACGCTTAGTTTTACCCCTGATTCTTTAGAAACAGATAACTTACAGTTACATATTGCGATAGTTGGTATGGGCTTAAAAACAGACGTGCGGCATGGAGAAAATAAAGGTCGATTATTACACCACGATTTTGTCGTACTATCTCATGGTATCTATCCGTTTGGTGACATTATAAAAGGCACAATACATAAACGTGTTACCGCTCCGGATATTCCTGATAGGGGGCAGGACGCCTCGGTGTTAGTTGTTTGGGTATCAGGAATGGAGCAGCCAGATATTTTGCAAGCAGTGGCGGGATATTTAGATTGGTGA
- a CDS encoding acetyl-CoA C-acetyltransferase, which produces MSQAIKRVAIIGGNRIPFTRSNTAYFGVSNQTMLTAAIEGLVQRYSLQNVCLGDVVAGAVMKHSRDFNLTRESVLGTSLDPNTPCFDIQQACGTGLQAINVVANKIALGQIDAGIAGGVDTTSDAPIGVSEGLRKILLQVNKARSFGDRVKPFMQLRPKDVGVLIPANAEPRTHKSMGEHTEITAKAWQIPRDQQDELACASHKKLGEAYARGFFDDLVTPFNGVEKDNILRADTTIEKLAGLKPAFDKESGKGTLTAGNSSTLTDGASAVLLASEEWAKERGLPVRAYLTIVETAAVDFFGKDGASEKEGLLLAPAYAVPRMLAKAGLTLQDFDYYEIHEAFAAQVLATLKAWEDDAFCKEKLGLDKPLGSIDLSKLNVNGSSLAAGHPFAATGGRIVATLAKMLEEKGSGRGLISICAAGGQGVTAIIER; this is translated from the coding sequence ATGTCCCAAGCAATTAAACGCGTTGCGATCATTGGTGGTAACCGTATTCCGTTTACACGTTCTAACACTGCTTACTTTGGTGTGAGCAATCAGACTATGCTCACAGCGGCAATAGAGGGTTTGGTGCAGCGTTATAGCCTGCAAAATGTATGTCTTGGCGACGTTGTTGCGGGTGCTGTAATGAAGCACAGCCGCGATTTTAATTTAACGCGTGAGTCAGTGCTGGGCACATCACTAGACCCCAATACGCCGTGTTTTGATATTCAGCAAGCGTGTGGTACGGGCTTGCAGGCTATCAATGTGGTTGCTAATAAAATTGCATTGGGACAAATTGATGCGGGTATTGCCGGTGGTGTAGACACCACTTCAGATGCGCCTATTGGCGTGAGTGAGGGCTTACGTAAAATCCTTTTGCAAGTGAATAAAGCGCGTAGTTTTGGTGATCGCGTAAAACCGTTTATGCAGTTGCGCCCTAAGGATGTGGGTGTATTAATTCCCGCCAATGCCGAGCCACGCACTCATAAGTCTATGGGTGAGCATACTGAAATTACCGCAAAAGCATGGCAGATTCCTCGTGATCAGCAGGATGAGCTGGCGTGTGCAAGCCATAAGAAATTAGGTGAGGCCTATGCTCGCGGATTTTTTGATGATTTGGTCACCCCATTTAATGGCGTGGAAAAAGATAATATCTTGCGTGCAGATACCACGATTGAAAAATTGGCTGGTTTGAAGCCAGCGTTCGATAAGGAAAGTGGCAAGGGAACATTAACGGCGGGTAACTCCTCTACATTGACTGATGGTGCCTCAGCGGTTCTTTTGGCTAGTGAAGAGTGGGCAAAAGAGCGTGGTTTGCCCGTGCGAGCTTATTTGACGATTGTTGAGACAGCCGCAGTTGATTTCTTTGGTAAAGATGGTGCCTCTGAAAAAGAAGGGTTATTACTTGCCCCCGCTTATGCTGTGCCTCGTATGCTGGCAAAAGCAGGGCTGACGCTACAGGATTTCGATTATTATGAAATTCACGAAGCCTTTGCCGCCCAAGTTTTAGCAACACTTAAAGCTTGGGAAGACGACGCTTTCTGCAAGGAAAAGTTAGGCTTGGATAAGCCGCTGGGTAGTATTGATCTCAGCAAGTTAAATGTGAATGGCAGCTCTTTGGCGGCGGGTCACCCGTTTGCGGCAACAGGTGGTCGAATTGTTGCCACCTTGGCCAAAATGCTGGAAGAAAAGGGCAGTGGTCGTGGCTTAATTTCGATCTGTGCCGCTGGTGGTCAGGGCGTTACGGCGATTATTGAACGCTAG
- a CDS encoding 3-oxoacyl-ACP reductase has protein sequence MSDKIEELINSTAGKKLLGAMGVTVATDLQRYNANQSSYFSGAVLVGAGQNAKLLSAVQKNLADSDAQVTYSPDAAQQLGDSITDNTNGDRYQALIFDGSGFIDATELISAYHFFNANIRKLKSSGRIVILGRPHMQCATPEAAATQRALEGLSRSLAKEVGAKGATAQLITVAEGAEANLDSSLRFILSPKSAYISGQVITVRAAEIVNLADWHKPLAGKIALVTGASRGIGEAIADTLARDGATVVGVDVAPMEADLNKVMARLNGKAVVADITNPDAPATIAKALSDLGGVDLIVHNAGVTRDKTIANMTEQQWLMTLDINLAAAQRITSELLKTNTINDGGSIVGVSSMNGIGGQRGQTNYAASKAGVIGYVDFMAQSKELAAKNITVNAVAPGFIETAMTAAIPLFTRMFGRRLNSLSQGGLPLDVAETISFFANPASRGVSGNTVRVCGQSWFGA, from the coding sequence ATGAGCGATAAAATTGAAGAGCTGATTAATTCAACGGCTGGTAAAAAGTTGCTGGGGGCAATGGGGGTAACCGTAGCAACAGACTTACAGCGCTACAATGCCAATCAAAGCAGCTATTTCTCCGGTGCAGTGCTAGTTGGCGCCGGTCAAAATGCAAAACTACTTAGCGCGGTTCAAAAAAACCTAGCCGACAGCGATGCACAAGTCACTTATAGCCCTGATGCGGCCCAACAGCTTGGCGACAGTATCACAGATAATACCAATGGCGACCGCTACCAAGCCTTGATATTTGACGGAAGTGGCTTTATCGATGCCACCGAGCTTATTTCCGCTTACCACTTTTTTAATGCCAATATTCGCAAGCTAAAAAGCAGCGGTCGCATCGTCATTCTGGGCCGTCCTCACATGCAATGCGCCACACCAGAGGCTGCCGCCACGCAGCGAGCACTAGAAGGCCTAAGCCGCTCACTTGCTAAAGAAGTCGGAGCCAAAGGTGCTACCGCCCAATTAATAACGGTTGCCGAAGGTGCCGAAGCAAACCTAGACAGCAGCCTACGCTTTATTCTTTCACCCAAATCAGCCTATATCAGCGGACAAGTCATCACAGTTCGTGCCGCCGAGATCGTCAATCTTGCTGACTGGCACAAACCACTTGCTGGGAAAATAGCCTTAGTCACCGGCGCATCTCGTGGTATTGGTGAGGCTATTGCAGACACCCTAGCCCGAGACGGCGCAACTGTTGTTGGCGTAGATGTCGCCCCCATGGAGGCGGATCTAAACAAAGTGATGGCACGTTTAAACGGCAAAGCCGTAGTGGCCGATATCACCAACCCAGATGCCCCCGCCACAATCGCTAAAGCCCTAAGCGATCTAGGTGGCGTAGACCTTATTGTTCACAACGCGGGGGTCACCCGAGACAAAACCATTGCCAACATGACAGAACAGCAATGGCTGATGACATTAGACATTAACTTAGCTGCCGCGCAACGGATTACCAGCGAGCTGTTAAAAACCAATACGATTAACGACGGCGGCAGTATTGTTGGCGTTTCATCAATGAACGGTATTGGCGGTCAACGCGGACAAACAAATTACGCGGCATCCAAAGCAGGTGTCATTGGCTATGTCGATTTTATGGCCCAATCTAAAGAGCTTGCGGCTAAAAACATCACGGTTAATGCTGTTGCTCCAGGCTTTATCGAAACGGCCATGACTGCGGCAATCCCGTTATTTACCCGTATGTTTGGTCGTCGCCTCAACTCTTTGTCTCAGGGTGGCTTGCCCCTAGATGTTGCTGAAACCATTTCGTTCTTTGCGAACCCCGCATCACGCGGTGTCAGCGGCAATACCGTCAGAGTTTGTGGCCAATCTTGGTTTGGCGCTTAA
- a CDS encoding NYN domain-containing protein, with protein sequence MDDSKQKIALFIDADNAPANKFEDVLSEVAKYGVVTIRKAYGNWKKPSIKPWEDLLHEYAIQPVQQYDLSKGKNASDIALVIDAMDVMYTKNIDVMCFVSSDCDFTPMVTRALAEGKVVLGFGERKTPTPFVNACSKFLFLDQKSKSCDDSQEKPKNIKSDTKLINLLRQAIEATEEDSGWAALGPVGAHISNKTSFDTRNYGYKNLSSLIKAIDLFELKRGPNNSYLLRDVRKRKTS encoded by the coding sequence ATGGATGATTCTAAACAAAAAATCGCATTATTTATTGATGCCGATAATGCACCCGCCAACAAATTTGAAGATGTGCTAAGTGAAGTAGCAAAATACGGTGTAGTAACAATAAGAAAGGCTTATGGGAATTGGAAAAAGCCGTCTATTAAACCATGGGAAGATTTGTTGCATGAATATGCAATTCAGCCAGTGCAGCAATATGATTTATCCAAGGGCAAGAACGCGTCAGATATTGCACTTGTTATTGACGCAATGGATGTTATGTACACCAAAAATATCGATGTAATGTGCTTTGTATCGTCCGATTGTGATTTTACACCCATGGTTACTCGGGCACTTGCAGAAGGTAAAGTGGTGTTGGGTTTTGGCGAGCGCAAAACACCTACCCCTTTTGTTAATGCATGCTCTAAGTTCTTGTTTTTAGATCAAAAATCTAAATCCTGCGATGACAGTCAGGAAAAGCCCAAAAATATAAAATCTGATACCAAGCTAATAAACCTGCTCCGCCAAGCCATAGAGGCAACGGAAGAGGACAGTGGATGGGCTGCCCTTGGCCCAGTGGGAGCTCATATCTCGAATAAAACATCCTTTGATACCAGAAATTACGGCTATAAAAATTTAAGCAGTTTAATAAAGGCAATAGATTTGTTTGAGCTGAAACGCGGACCCAATAACTCGTATTTGCTTAGAGATGTCCGAAAAAGAAAAACTTCATAA
- a CDS encoding DNA ligase translates to MPSARNLVIPISVRVVPVMTLLLLLISYPTPTLLHAAASTTGTPPLMLANRYHSDIDITAYWVSEKLDGVRAYWDGHQLISRQGNKYHAPKWFIADFPATPLDGELWMGRGQFDALSAAVRKTVALDSEWETIRFMVFDLPNADGDFDNRLIKLSHIINEQASPFLALVKQRKFSSHTTLQQHFDEIIALGGEGLMLHLGSSTYRSTRSDDLLKLKRYQDAEATVLAHLPGKGKYQGMLGSLLVETQDGRRFKIGSGFTDAQRRSPPAIGSIITYKYYGLTNKGTPRFASFLRLRMMNSQ, encoded by the coding sequence ATGCCATCAGCTCGCAACTTAGTGATACCTATAAGTGTCCGCGTAGTGCCTGTAATGACGCTTTTACTGCTATTAATATCTTATCCAACGCCGACCCTGTTGCATGCCGCTGCTAGCACCACTGGCACCCCCCCTTTGATGCTAGCCAATCGGTATCACAGCGACATTGATATAACCGCCTATTGGGTAAGTGAAAAGCTTGATGGTGTACGCGCATACTGGGACGGGCATCAACTCATTTCCCGGCAAGGGAATAAATATCATGCGCCAAAATGGTTTATTGCAGACTTCCCCGCCACACCACTTGATGGCGAGCTTTGGATGGGGCGCGGACAATTCGATGCCTTATCTGCCGCCGTGCGTAAAACCGTAGCCCTAGACTCAGAATGGGAAACCATTCGTTTTATGGTATTTGATCTGCCGAACGCTGACGGTGACTTTGACAACCGTTTAATTAAGCTTTCACATATTATCAATGAGCAAGCTTCTCCGTTTTTAGCCCTAGTAAAGCAAAGAAAATTCAGCAGTCACACGACACTGCAACAACACTTTGATGAAATCATCGCTCTTGGTGGCGAAGGGCTAATGCTGCATTTGGGAAGCTCAACCTATCGCAGCACTCGTAGTGACGATTTACTAAAATTAAAACGCTATCAAGATGCTGAGGCCACCGTATTAGCCCATTTACCAGGTAAAGGGAAATACCAAGGCATGCTGGGTTCCCTGCTGGTTGAAACGCAAGACGGACGAAGATTTAAAATCGGAAGTGGTTTTACAGATGCTCAGCGCCGATCTCCACCAGCCATCGGCAGTATCATTACTTATAAATATTACGGCTTAACAAATAAAGGCACACCGCGATTTGCTAGCTTTTTACGGCTCAGAATGATGAATTCACAATAA